A section of the Paracoccaceae bacterium genome encodes:
- a CDS encoding GNAT family N-acetyltransferase, translated as MIREATIADGASIAAIWNPVIRDSLATFNSLEKTPEDVTALITARHSDGHAFFVADEGGVIGFATYAQFRGGVGYAHTMEHTVIIAQAARGRGVGRALMLAVEGHARAAGVHSMFAGVSAENAGAVRFHAALGYETIARLPEVGRKFDRWLDLVLMQKRL; from the coding sequence GTGATCCGGGAGGCCACAATCGCTGACGGCGCTTCGATCGCGGCAATCTGGAACCCGGTGATCCGCGACAGCCTTGCCACGTTCAATTCGCTCGAAAAAACACCCGAAGATGTCACCGCACTGATCACGGCCCGACACTCGGACGGTCACGCTTTTTTCGTAGCAGACGAAGGCGGTGTTATCGGTTTCGCCACCTACGCCCAGTTTCGCGGCGGGGTCGGTTATGCCCATACGATGGAGCACACGGTGATCATCGCTCAGGCAGCGCGGGGCAGAGGCGTTGGGCGGGCTTTGATGCTGGCCGTCGAAGGCCACGCACGTGCCGCCGGGGTGCACAGCATGTTTGCCGGGGTCAGCGCAGAAAACGCAGGTGCGGTCAGATTCCACGCGGCACTTGGCTATGAAACTATTGCCAGATTGCCCGAGGTTGGTCGGAAATTCGACCGATGGCTGGATCTGGTACTGATGCAGAAACGGCTCTGA
- a CDS encoding endonuclease has translation MRFATYNVEWFSNLFADDGQLLIDDGWSGRHDVTRRDQLAALGRVFNALDADAVMVIEAPESNRKRSGVEALENFAAHYDLRIRKALMGFDNHTQQEICLLYDPDMLTANHDPRGDATGKKGSDQSPRFDGVFRIDLDIDATEDLVRWSKPPLEAALKTRDGTELRLIGVHAKSKAPHGARGAAEVMRMSIANRRKQLAQCLWLRKRVVEHLDAAEALIVMGDFNDGPGLDEYEKLFGRSGVEVVQGGEGELQLFDPHARALWGRRGQTLPATARFYLAKQKRWLSALLDYIMISPELMSKRPEWRIWHPFDDQPCYDDADLRAALLTASDHFPVTLDLDLQASTAP, from the coding sequence ATGAGGTTTGCGACATATAATGTCGAATGGTTCTCGAACCTGTTCGCCGATGATGGCCAGCTGCTGATCGATGATGGTTGGTCAGGTCGTCACGATGTGACGCGCCGCGACCAGTTGGCCGCATTGGGAAGGGTCTTCAACGCGCTGGATGCGGACGCTGTGATGGTGATCGAAGCCCCGGAAAGCAACCGCAAGCGATCCGGGGTCGAGGCGCTGGAAAATTTCGCGGCCCATTATGACCTGAGAATTCGCAAAGCGCTGATGGGGTTCGATAACCACACGCAGCAAGAGATTTGTCTGCTGTACGACCCCGACATGTTGACGGCCAACCATGACCCCAGGGGCGATGCGACGGGCAAGAAGGGATCGGACCAGTCGCCACGCTTTGACGGCGTTTTCCGCATAGATCTGGACATCGACGCGACCGAGGATCTGGTCCGCTGGTCCAAACCCCCGCTTGAGGCGGCATTGAAAACCCGTGATGGCACCGAACTGCGTCTGATCGGTGTCCACGCCAAATCGAAGGCCCCGCATGGCGCACGCGGCGCTGCCGAAGTGATGCGCATGTCAATCGCCAACCGCCGCAAACAGTTGGCGCAATGCCTTTGGCTGCGAAAACGTGTGGTCGAGCATCTGGACGCTGCCGAAGCCCTGATCGTCATGGGCGATTTCAATGATGGGCCGGGGCTGGACGAATATGAAAAGCTGTTCGGGCGATCGGGTGTCGAAGTTGTTCAGGGCGGCGAAGGTGAGCTGCAATTGTTCGACCCGCACGCCCGCGCGTTGTGGGGGCGGCGTGGCCAGACCCTGCCGGCCACCGCCCGGTTCTATCTGGCCAAGCAAAAACGCTGGCTGTCGGCGCTGTTGGACTACATCATGATCAGCCCGGAACTGATGTCGAAACGCCCCGAATGGCGCATCTGGCATCCGTTTGATGATCAGCCCTGCTATGATGATGCCGATTTGCGGGCTGCGTTGCTGACCGCATCGGATCACTTCCCGGTCACCCTCGATCTGGATCTACAGGCTTCGACCGCCCCTTAA
- the scpA gene encoding methylmalonyl-CoA mutase, with protein sequence MDKKWTKRATDELRNRTPDDLIWQTPEGIAVRPVYGPEDLSAAAHLNSVPGEAPYTRGPKATMYVGRPWTIRQYAGFSTAEESNAFYRRALAAGQQGVSVAFDLATHRGYDSDHDRVEGDVGKAGVAIDSVEDMKILFDGIPLEKVSVSMTMNGAVIPVLASFIVAGEEQGVDRAALSGTIQNDILKEFMVRNTYIYPPEPSMRIVADIIDYTSREMPKFNSISISGYHMQEAGSTLVQELAFTLADGKEYVKTAVARGMDVDAFAGRLSFFFAIGMNFFMEAAKLRAARFLWHRIMQEFEPKKEKSSILRTHCQTSGVSLQEQDPYNNIVRTAYEAMSAVLGGTQSLHTNSFDEAMALPTEFSSRIARNTQLILQNETCVTKVVDPLAGSYYVEALTAELIDAAQTLIDEVDELGGMTKAVASGMPKLRIEEAAARRQAAVDRGDEVIVGVNKFRLETEDQIDILDVDNMAVRASQMARLQRVRGTRDQAACDAALEALQAGAKGDANLLELAVEAARARATVGEISMAMEHAFGRHRAEVKTLAGVYGAAYAGDEGFEKIQKDVESFAQEEGRRPRMMVVKMGQDGHDRGAKVIATAFADIGFDVDVGPLFQTPEEAAQDALDNDVHVVGISSQAAGHKTLAPKLIAALRDAGAEDILVICGGVIPAQDHAFLKDAGVAAIFGPGTNIPDAAADILRLIRARRA encoded by the coding sequence ATGGACAAAAAATGGACAAAACGCGCAACTGATGAGCTGCGCAATCGCACCCCCGATGACCTGATCTGGCAAACGCCCGAAGGCATCGCCGTGCGCCCCGTCTATGGCCCCGAAGATCTGTCGGCCGCTGCGCATCTGAACAGCGTACCGGGGGAAGCCCCCTATACCCGTGGTCCCAAGGCGACAATGTACGTTGGCCGCCCCTGGACCATCCGTCAATACGCCGGATTTTCGACTGCCGAGGAATCAAACGCCTTCTATCGCCGCGCGCTGGCGGCGGGCCAGCAGGGTGTTTCAGTCGCGTTCGATCTGGCGACGCATCGCGGCTATGACAGTGACCATGACCGGGTCGAAGGTGACGTTGGCAAGGCCGGTGTCGCCATAGATTCCGTCGAGGATATGAAAATCCTGTTCGATGGCATTCCGCTGGAAAAAGTCAGCGTTTCCATGACCATGAATGGTGCGGTGATCCCGGTTCTGGCCAGTTTCATCGTGGCGGGCGAAGAACAGGGCGTCGACCGCGCCGCGTTATCAGGGACCATCCAGAACGACATCCTGAAAGAGTTCATGGTCCGCAACACCTATATCTATCCGCCCGAACCCTCGATGCGGATCGTGGCGGATATCATCGACTATACCAGCCGCGAGATGCCGAAATTCAACTCGATCAGCATCAGCGGCTATCACATGCAAGAGGCTGGTTCGACGCTGGTACAGGAACTGGCGTTCACGCTGGCCGACGGCAAGGAATATGTGAAAACTGCCGTGGCGCGGGGCATGGATGTGGATGCGTTCGCTGGCCGTCTGTCCTTCTTCTTTGCCATCGGAATGAACTTCTTCATGGAGGCTGCGAAGCTGCGCGCCGCACGTTTCCTGTGGCACCGGATCATGCAGGAATTTGAGCCAAAGAAAGAAAAATCCTCGATCCTGCGAACCCATTGCCAGACCAGCGGCGTCAGCTTGCAGGAACAGGACCCCTACAACAACATCGTGCGCACCGCTTATGAGGCGATGAGCGCGGTTCTGGGCGGCACCCAGTCGCTTCACACGAATTCCTTTGATGAGGCGATGGCCCTGCCGACCGAGTTTTCATCCCGCATCGCCCGCAACACGCAGCTGATCCTGCAAAATGAGACCTGTGTGACCAAGGTGGTCGATCCGCTGGCGGGGTCGTATTACGTCGAAGCGCTGACGGCCGAGCTTATCGACGCCGCGCAGACCCTGATTGATGAGGTTGATGAACTGGGCGGCATGACCAAGGCGGTGGCCAGCGGGATGCCGAAACTGCGGATAGAAGAGGCTGCGGCGCGGCGACAGGCGGCCGTCGACCGGGGTGATGAGGTGATCGTCGGGGTCAACAAGTTCCGCCTGGAAACCGAGGATCAGATCGACATTCTGGACGTTGACAATATGGCCGTGCGAGCCTCGCAAATGGCGCGGCTGCAACGGGTGCGCGGCACCCGCGATCAAGCCGCCTGCGATGCGGCGCTGGAGGCGTTGCAGGCTGGTGCGAAGGGCGATGCGAACCTGCTGGAACTGGCCGTCGAAGCTGCACGCGCACGGGCAACCGTGGGTGAAATTTCGATGGCGATGGAACACGCCTTCGGGCGGCACCGGGCCGAGGTCAAAACCCTCGCCGGGGTCTACGGTGCCGCTTACGCAGGCGACGAAGGCTTTGAAAAGATACAGAAAGACGTGGAGTCTTTTGCGCAAGAAGAAGGTCGCCGCCCGCGCATGATGGTGGTCAAGATGGGCCAGGACGGGCATGACCGGGGTGCGAAGGTGATCGCAACGGCATTCGCCGATATCGGCTTTGATGTCGATGTCGGACCCTTGTTCCAAACCCCGGAAGAAGCGGCGCAGGATGCGCTGGACAATGACGTGCATGTGGTCGGAATCTCGTCGCAAGCGGCGGGCCACAAGACCCTTGCACCCAAACTGATCGCAGCGCTGCGGGACGCCGGGGCCGAGGATATTCTGGTGATCTGTGGCGGCGTTATTCCGGCGCAGGATCACGCCTTCCTGAAAGACGCAGGCGTTGCCGCAATCTTCGGGCCCGGCACCAACATCCCGGACGCCGCCGCGGATATCCTGCGGCTGATCCGGGCGCGCCGCGCCTGA
- a CDS encoding molecular chaperone DjiA: MSLWSRISDALSALAAGEPLSVVFERLRTPPERSTAFGIAVIALSAKMAKADGQVTRDEVAAFREVFHIPEAEEANAVRVFNLARQDVAGFEDYARRIGAMFADDAGQRILCDLMEGLFHIAIADGSYHDAEDQFLTRTAEIFGIDQRAFRSVRTRFVPDADPDPWDVLGVTPDMPMEQIRAAWRALVRDSHPDRMIARGVPSEAVRLAEKRLIAINRAWDDISAQAPAA; this comes from the coding sequence ATGTCGCTTTGGTCCCGCATATCCGACGCCCTGTCCGCGCTCGCCGCCGGAGAACCACTGTCGGTGGTGTTCGAACGCCTGCGCACCCCGCCCGAACGTTCGACAGCATTCGGGATCGCGGTTATCGCGCTCAGCGCCAAGATGGCCAAGGCCGACGGGCAGGTAACGCGGGATGAGGTGGCGGCATTCCGCGAAGTCTTCCATATCCCCGAGGCGGAAGAAGCGAATGCCGTGCGCGTCTTCAACCTTGCGCGTCAGGATGTGGCCGGATTTGAGGATTACGCCCGCAGAATCGGAGCGATGTTTGCCGACGATGCCGGGCAACGTATCCTGTGCGATCTGATGGAAGGGTTGTTTCACATCGCGATCGCTGATGGGTCATACCATGATGCCGAAGATCAGTTCCTGACCCGAACGGCCGAGATTTTTGGCATTGATCAGCGCGCATTTCGTTCTGTGCGCACACGTTTCGTCCCCGATGCCGATCCCGATCCCTGGGATGTGCTGGGCGTGACGCCCGACATGCCGATGGAACAGATTCGGGCCGCCTGGCGCGCGCTGGTCCGCGACAGTCACCCGGATCGCATGATCGCCCGCGGGGTGCCGTCCGAAGCTGTGCGTCTGGCCGAGAAACGCCTGATCGCGATCAACCGCGCCTGGGACGATATCTCGGCACAGGCACCTGCCGCATGA
- a CDS encoding tRNA-binding protein — protein sequence MSQISFDDFMAVDIRVGQIIRAEPFPEARKPAFKLWVDFGPDIGERKSSAQITVHYTPETLVGKRVLGVINFPPRQIGPVMSEVLVLGVPDDAGEVVLLTPDKDVPLGGRMY from the coding sequence ATGAGCCAGATCAGCTTTGACGATTTCATGGCCGTGGACATCCGCGTCGGTCAGATCATTCGTGCGGAACCCTTCCCGGAAGCGCGGAAACCGGCATTCAAGCTGTGGGTCGATTTCGGCCCCGACATCGGAGAGCGTAAATCCTCGGCCCAGATCACGGTGCACTACACGCCCGAAACCCTGGTTGGAAAACGGGTGCTTGGAGTGATAAATTTCCCGCCCCGTCAGATCGGTCCGGTTATGTCCGAGGTGCTGGTGCTGGGCGTGCCGGATGACGCGGGCGAGGTCGTCTTGCTGACCCCCGACAAGGATGTGCCGCTGGGCGGACGCATGTACTGA
- a CDS encoding DUF4174 domain-containing protein: MKTTLALVFATILCGPAWAVGEGEAQTPVEIWQEDRTIVLDADDVELSDFQWIARPVVVFADSTADPRFIKQLDLLAARAGELADRDVVVITDTDPAEKSALRTELRPRGFMLVLIGKDGGVKLRKPAPWNVRELTRVIDKTPERQQEVRDRALLAE, translated from the coding sequence ATGAAAACGACTCTTGCACTTGTTTTTGCTACCATACTTTGCGGACCCGCCTGGGCCGTGGGCGAGGGCGAAGCACAGACCCCGGTCGAAATCTGGCAGGAAGACCGCACCATTGTGCTGGACGCCGACGACGTCGAGCTGTCGGATTTCCAATGGATCGCACGCCCTGTGGTGGTATTTGCGGATTCCACTGCCGATCCCCGATTTATCAAACAGCTGGACCTGTTGGCCGCGCGCGCCGGGGAACTGGCGGATCGGGACGTGGTTGTGATCACAGATACCGATCCGGCGGAAAAATCGGCGCTCCGGACCGAGTTGCGCCCGCGCGGTTTCATGCTGGTGCTGATCGGCAAGGATGGCGGCGTAAAACTCAGGAAGCCCGCGCCCTGGAACGTCCGGGAATTGACCCGCGTGATCGACAAAACGCCCGAGCGGCAACAGGAAGTGCGCGACCGCGCTTTGCTGGCTGAATGA
- a CDS encoding class I SAM-dependent methyltransferase, translating to MADPARAPRTCTGVTPLGQRLATRIRATGPITIADYMTACLLDPTDGYYTTRDPLGAAGDFTTAPEISQMFGELLGLAIAQSWLDQGAPDHFVLAELGPGRGTLLSDALRATASVPGFNAAAELHLVEASPTLRAQQAEALKTHAPKWHDTVDTLPDAPLYLIANEFFDALPIRQFQRDGAGWSERVVGLKDGALAPGLTPALPISALDTRLEDTVDGDIVETCSPAHAITGAISARISQHGGMALIIDYGDWRSLGDTLQAVRAHAPTDPFEAPGQADLTAHVDFEALAIATTKAGAAHSRLTPQGVLLERLGISVRAAALCQGGGDDQAATITSACHRLTHPSEMGTLFKALAISPQGAAMPAGFAP from the coding sequence ATGGCTGATCCTGCGCGCGCGCCGCGTACCTGCACCGGCGTGACTCCGCTGGGGCAACGGCTGGCGACGCGGATCAGGGCAACCGGGCCGATCACCATCGCCGACTACATGACCGCCTGCCTTCTGGACCCGACGGATGGCTATTACACGACCCGTGATCCCCTTGGGGCCGCCGGGGATTTCACCACCGCCCCCGAAATCAGCCAGATGTTCGGAGAGCTTCTGGGCCTTGCCATCGCACAAAGCTGGCTGGATCAGGGCGCGCCGGACCACTTTGTTCTGGCCGAGCTGGGGCCCGGTCGCGGCACGCTATTGTCCGACGCGCTGCGCGCCACCGCCAGTGTTCCGGGCTTCAACGCCGCCGCAGAACTGCATCTGGTCGAGGCGTCCCCGACCTTGCGCGCCCAACAGGCCGAGGCGCTGAAGACCCACGCCCCAAAGTGGCACGATACCGTCGACACGCTGCCGGACGCACCTTTGTATCTGATCGCCAACGAATTCTTCGACGCCCTGCCGATCCGCCAGTTCCAGCGCGACGGCGCAGGCTGGTCCGAACGTGTGGTCGGGCTGAAAGATGGTGCGCTGGCCCCAGGGCTGACGCCAGCGCTTCCGATAAGCGCGCTCGATACTCGCCTGGAAGATACGGTCGACGGCGACATCGTCGAAACCTGCTCTCCGGCGCACGCAATCACGGGTGCGATCAGTGCGCGAATTTCGCAACATGGCGGCATGGCCTTGATCATTGACTACGGCGACTGGCGCTCGCTCGGCGACACGTTGCAAGCGGTGCGCGCGCACGCACCCACCGACCCGTTTGAGGCACCGGGCCAAGCCGATCTGACCGCCCATGTGGATTTTGAGGCTTTGGCAATTGCCACCACCAAAGCAGGCGCAGCCCACAGCCGCCTGACGCCTCAGGGCGTTCTGCTGGAACGGCTGGGCATCTCGGTCCGCGCTGCGGCACTTTGCCAAGGGGGTGGCGACGATCAGGCGGCCACGATCACCTCTGCGTGTCACCGCTTGACCCATCCGTCGGAAATGGGAACCCTGTTCAAGGCACTGGCGATATCGCCGCAAGGCGCCGCCATGCCTGCCGGTTTCGCCCCCTGA
- the pgeF gene encoding peptidoglycan editing factor PgeF: protein MTLEILTHDDLAPLQHGFFTRRGGASSGIFDGLNCGLGSTDQTEVVQINRARVATALDISPDRLVGVHQVHSSKVVTVDGPHPGAAPQADALVSATPGVALSVLSADCQPVLFADHSAGVIGAAHAGWKGALFGVLEATLDAMEALGADRASTHAVIGPAISQAAYEVSPDYFEGFMAEDPDSPRFFANGVDGKYQFDLPGYGLHRLRAAGVGQCDWVRHCTYGDADRFYSYRRSQHRSQADYGRLIAAIRL from the coding sequence ATGACACTGGAAATCCTGACCCACGATGACCTTGCCCCCCTGCAACACGGGTTTTTCACGCGACGTGGCGGCGCGTCTTCGGGGATATTCGACGGGTTGAATTGCGGCCTTGGTTCGACCGATCAGACCGAGGTTGTGCAGATCAATCGCGCACGGGTTGCCACCGCTTTGGACATTTCGCCTGACCGCCTTGTCGGGGTGCATCAGGTGCATTCGTCCAAGGTTGTCACAGTCGATGGGCCGCATCCCGGCGCTGCACCCCAAGCGGATGCGCTGGTTTCCGCAACGCCGGGCGTGGCCTTGTCGGTCCTCAGTGCCGATTGTCAGCCGGTTCTGTTCGCCGACCACTCTGCCGGGGTGATCGGTGCCGCGCACGCAGGCTGGAAGGGCGCGCTTTTCGGCGTTCTGGAGGCAACACTGGACGCCATGGAAGCACTGGGCGCTGACCGCGCATCGACCCATGCGGTCATTGGGCCAGCCATCAGTCAGGCCGCCTATGAGGTCAGTCCGGACTATTTCGAGGGCTTTATGGCCGAAGACCCGGACAGCCCCCGATTCTTCGCCAACGGCGTGGATGGAAAGTACCAGTTCGACCTTCCCGGTTACGGTTTGCACCGGTTGCGCGCCGCCGGTGTCGGGCAATGCGACTGGGTGCGGCATTGCACCTATGGCGACGCGGATCGTTTCTATTCCTACCGACGAAGCCAGCACCGCTCTCAAGCGGATTATGGCCGCCTGATCGCTGCGATCCGCCTGTAG
- a CDS encoding pyrroline-5-carboxylate reductase → MNMKSVADRGLVLLGCGKMGSAMLAGWLDGGLPATSVHVIDPAPSEWLLGTGVAINQALPDNPAIVLIAVKPQMMAEALPAISGFGADTLFITVAAGTPIRGYEAALGANATIVRAMPNTPAAVGRGITAIVGNASVGEEDLALAETLLSAVGQVVRLGAEDQMDAVTAVSGSGPAYVFHLIEAMTEAGVAEGLPEDLALQLARATVAGAGELAEKSDEPPAQLRVNVTSPGGTTAAALGVLMDEGSGFPTLLKRAIKAAADRSRELGA, encoded by the coding sequence ATGAATATGAAATCTGTTGCAGATCGCGGTCTGGTTCTGCTGGGGTGCGGCAAGATGGGTTCGGCCATGCTGGCGGGGTGGCTGGATGGTGGGCTTCCGGCGACCTCGGTGCATGTGATCGACCCGGCCCCGTCTGAGTGGCTTCTGGGCACCGGCGTTGCGATCAACCAGGCGCTGCCTGACAATCCGGCAATCGTGCTGATCGCAGTGAAACCGCAGATGATGGCCGAGGCGTTGCCTGCCATCAGCGGATTTGGTGCTGACACGCTGTTTATCACGGTAGCCGCCGGAACGCCGATCCGCGGTTATGAGGCTGCACTGGGGGCAAATGCCACGATTGTGCGGGCGATGCCAAACACACCCGCCGCCGTTGGACGCGGGATCACAGCGATTGTCGGCAATGCGTCTGTTGGCGAAGAAGACCTGGCTTTGGCGGAAACACTGCTAAGCGCGGTGGGTCAGGTTGTGCGCCTGGGTGCAGAGGATCAGATGGATGCAGTGACGGCGGTGTCCGGTTCTGGCCCCGCCTATGTTTTTCATCTGATCGAAGCGATGACGGAGGCCGGGGTCGCCGAAGGTCTGCCCGAAGACCTTGCCCTGCAACTGGCCCGTGCAACCGTGGCAGGGGCGGGCGAGCTGGCCGAAAAATCCGACGAACCTCCCGCTCAGCTGCGGGTCAATGTGACCAGCCCGGGCGGGACCACTGCGGCGGCACTGGGCGTTTTGATGGACGAAGGAAGTGGTTTTCCAACGCTGCTGAAACGCGCCATCAAGGCGGCGGCGGATCGCAGTCGGGAACTGGGCGCATGA
- a CDS encoding VOC family protein encodes MQPDHLAVVAETLEAGVAHVEEALGVAMVPGGRHDFMGTHNRLLGLGPGFYLEVIAIDPDANPPPYPRWFNLDGFTGAPRLANWICRTGDLDAALAAAPSGAGRPMDAARGDLKWRMAIPADGCLPFDGAFPGLIEWAGAAHPSDRLPENGCRMTRLEIMTPDHAALGNALPAMPNVVLAAGPLALRVKIDTPNGPRVLM; translated from the coding sequence ATGCAGCCCGATCACCTTGCCGTTGTCGCCGAAACGCTCGAGGCGGGCGTCGCCCATGTTGAGGAGGCGCTGGGCGTGGCCATGGTGCCAGGTGGGCGGCACGATTTCATGGGCACCCACAACCGATTGCTGGGCTTGGGGCCGGGGTTCTATCTTGAGGTTATTGCGATAGATCCGGACGCCAACCCGCCGCCCTATCCGCGCTGGTTCAATCTGGACGGGTTCACCGGCGCGCCCCGGCTGGCCAACTGGATTTGCCGGACAGGTGATCTGGATGCGGCGCTTGCGGCGGCCCCGTCAGGGGCCGGCCGCCCGATGGACGCTGCGCGCGGCGATCTGAAATGGCGTATGGCGATCCCGGCCGATGGCTGTCTGCCATTTGATGGCGCGTTTCCGGGGCTGATTGAATGGGCGGGCGCTGCGCATCCTTCGGACCGGCTGCCTGAAAACGGCTGTCGGATGACGCGCCTGGAAATCATGACGCCGGACCACGCAGCACTTGGCAACGCCCTTCCGGCGATGCCGAACGTTGTTTTGGCCGCTGGCCCGCTTGCCCTTAGGGTCAAGATCGACACGCCGAACGGTCCGCGTGTGCTGATGTGA
- a CDS encoding AAA+ family ATPase, translating into MTRILVYPLSLFLLATPSLAQEPSASDDGEFERGFELLGEGAELLFRGLRDEAEPSLRDMVEALRDLNWNGLTFRDIDDYHPPEVLPNGDIIIRRKVPLDPMEQADPDGDGEVDL; encoded by the coding sequence ATGACACGTATCCTTGTTTATCCGCTGTCCCTGTTTTTGCTGGCGACCCCGTCGTTGGCGCAGGAACCCTCCGCGTCCGACGACGGAGAGTTTGAGCGCGGTTTTGAGCTGTTGGGCGAAGGCGCGGAGCTGTTGTTTCGCGGGCTTCGTGACGAGGCCGAGCCGTCATTGCGCGACATGGTCGAAGCCCTGCGCGACCTGAACTGGAACGGTCTGACGTTCCGCGACATTGACGACTATCACCCGCCCGAAGTTCTGCCCAACGGCGATATCATAATCCGCCGCAAAGTGCCGCTGGATCCGATGGAACAGGCAGATCCGGACGGCGATGGCGAGGTTGATCTTTAA
- a CDS encoding diacylglyceryl transferase, whose product MSLSEPLYDSGDIHPIDIVENLANHNDWQFDRVGEDQIAMAVEGQWRTYSITLAWSETDETLRLICTFEMEPPEERLPELYEALNQINDLCWDGAFTYWHLQRLMVWRYGLVLSGGQIAGTVQIDRLIGSAVATAERYYPALQLVTWANNTPEEAMRIVMAEAYGRA is encoded by the coding sequence ATGTCGCTTTCCGAGCCGCTTTATGATTCCGGCGACATACATCCGATCGACATCGTCGAAAACCTCGCCAATCATAACGATTGGCAGTTTGACCGGGTTGGCGAAGACCAGATCGCCATGGCGGTCGAGGGTCAGTGGCGCACCTATTCGATCACATTGGCCTGGTCGGAAACCGATGAGACCCTGCGCCTGATCTGCACCTTCGAAATGGAACCGCCCGAGGAGCGCCTGCCCGAGCTTTATGAGGCGCTGAACCAGATCAATGACCTGTGCTGGGACGGGGCCTTTACCTATTGGCATCTGCAACGCCTGATGGTCTGGCGCTATGGCTTGGTTCTGTCCGGCGGGCAGATTGCCGGGACAGTACAGATTGACCGCCTCATCGGTTCAGCCGTTGCCACGGCCGAACGCTATTACCCGGCGCTGCAACTGGTCACCTGGGCCAACAACACCCCCGAAGAAGCCATGCGCATCGTCATGGCCGAGGCTTACGGTCGCGCCTGA
- a CDS encoding prolipoprotein diacylglyceryl transferase: protein MPFAIPFPNIGPEIFSVEAFGTTFALRWYAVSYIVAILVGWKLAAMTLRKPHVWANSTPVMTTQQLEEFVTWLIIGIVGGGRLGYVLFYAPETWARPIEVLYVWQGGMSFHGGMLGVGLAVLIFSRLRRIELAGMCDVMALGTPTGLLLGRLANFINAELWGRPTDLAWGVIFPGARAQDCPGVEGLCARHPSQLYEGLMEGVILWAVLFWLAWSRGALKRPGTITGVFLAGYGLARFLVEFVRQPDPQFISPGNPLGWAVHAGGLGLTMGQLLSLPMIALGAWLILRARRVPAPA, encoded by the coding sequence ATGCCGTTTGCGATCCCCTTCCCCAACATCGGCCCCGAGATTTTCTCGGTCGAGGCGTTCGGTACGACCTTCGCGCTGCGCTGGTACGCGGTGTCCTATATCGTCGCCATCCTGGTGGGCTGGAAGCTGGCGGCGATGACCCTGCGCAAGCCCCACGTCTGGGCGAACAGCACCCCGGTGATGACCACCCAACAGCTTGAGGAATTCGTCACTTGGCTGATCATCGGGATCGTCGGGGGTGGCAGGCTGGGATACGTGCTGTTTTACGCCCCCGAAACCTGGGCCCGCCCGATTGAGGTACTCTACGTCTGGCAGGGCGGGATGAGTTTTCATGGCGGGATGCTCGGCGTCGGGCTGGCGGTGCTGATCTTTTCGCGCCTTCGCAGGATTGAACTGGCCGGGATGTGCGATGTCATGGCGCTTGGCACCCCGACCGGATTGCTGCTGGGGCGACTGGCCAATTTCATCAATGCCGAACTCTGGGGCCGCCCGACGGATTTGGCATGGGGCGTGATCTTCCCGGGCGCACGCGCGCAGGACTGCCCCGGGGTCGAGGGGTTGTGCGCGCGCCACCCTTCGCAGCTTTACGAAGGGCTGATGGAGGGCGTGATCCTCTGGGCTGTGCTGTTCTGGCTGGCATGGTCGCGTGGCGCGTTGAAGCGGCCCGGCACGATCACCGGAGTGTTCCTAGCCGGATACGGGCTTGCGCGCTTCCTGGTCGAATTTGTGCGCCAACCCGACCCGCAGTTCATCAGCCCGGGCAATCCGCTGGGCTGGGCGGTCCATGCCGGGGGGCTGGGCCTGACCATGGGTCAGCTTCTGTCGCTGCCGATGATCGCGCTTGGCGCATGGCTGATCCTGCGCGCGCGCCGCGTACCTGCACCGGCGTGA
- a CDS encoding accessory factor UbiK family protein, with protein MQNRNKIVEDISQLMNNAMGVAQGAKSEAETAMKGWVDRWMADRDFVTREEFEAVSAMAKKAREENAALAKRIEALEGGAPKAKSMPKAATKPKS; from the coding sequence ATGCAGAACCGCAACAAGATCGTCGAGGATATCTCGCAGCTGATGAACAATGCCATGGGCGTTGCCCAGGGCGCCAAGTCCGAGGCCGAGACGGCCATGAAAGGCTGGGTTGACCGCTGGATGGCGGATCGGGATTTCGTCACCCGCGAAGAATTTGAAGCCGTCAGTGCGATGGCCAAGAAAGCGCGCGAGGAAAATGCAGCACTGGCCAAGCGGATCGAAGCGCTTGAAGGCGGTGCGCCCAAGGCGAAATCAATGCCGAAGGCGGCGACCAAGCCAAAAAGCTGA